ATTTGCTGAAGAACTGAAAATGCCGGCCGGCGTGTTGCTGGAGCAACTCAAAGCCGCCGGCGTGGACAAACTCAGCGCCGACGATTCCGTGACGGAAGCCGACAAGGCCCGTCTGCTGGAGCACCTGCGCCGTTCGCACGGCGCTGGCGACGGCGACAAAAAGAAGATTACTCTGACGCGTCGCCAGACCTCGGAAATCAAGCAGGCCGACGCGACCGGTAAGGCGCGTACGATCCAGGTCGAAGTGCGCAAGAAGCGCACCTTCGTCAAGCGTGACGACGTCGCCGAAGGCGTGGACAACGCGGCCGCTGCTGCGGAAGACGAGGCGCTTCGTTTGCGTGAAGAAGATGCACGCCGCGAAGCGGAGCGTCTGGCTGCAGAAGCGGCCGAGCTGAAGCGTCGCCAGGAACAACTGGAACGCGAAGAAGCCGAGCGTCGCGAGCGCGAAGAGAAGGAAGCTGCCGAGCGCCGTGTGCGTGAGGAAGCTGAGCGCGTTGCTGCCGCTGCGAAGGCGGCCGAAGAGCAGAAGGCCAAGGCGGAAGCCAAGGCCGACGCCGACGCCGAAAAGCAGGCGCAGCAATCCCGCGAGGAAGCCGACAAGGTTGCCAAGGCCGACGCCGAAAAGGCAGCAGAAGCAGAGAAGGCTGCGGCTGCCAAGGCTGACGCTGAGCGCGAGCAAGCCCGCAAGGCCAGCGAAGAAGCCCGCGCTGCCGCTGAAAAGGCGAGCGCTGCTGCCGACAAGGCCCGTGCCGAAGAGGAAGCGATTCGCAAGCGTCGTGCGGCGGCGGAAGCCGAAGCGCGCGCCATTCGCGAAATGATGAACGCCCCGCGCCGCGTGCTCAAGGCACCGGAGCCGGCGCCTGCTGCGGCCGCACCGGCCAAGGCGGACGCCGCCAAGGGCACGCTGCACAAGCCGGCCAAGCCGGAAGGTGCCGCGGCCAAGCCGGCAGACAAGAAGCCGGCCGCCGCACCGGCGTCGACGACGGCTGGCGCAGCGGACAAGAAGGACAAGAAGCCGGGCGCGTGGCAGAAGGATACGGACAACCGTAACAAGCGTGGCGGCATGAAGACCCGCGGCGACGCGAGCGGCGGTTCGGATGGCTGGCGTGGCGGTGGCCGTGGCGGCCGTCGTGGCGACCGTCATTCGCAGGACGATCGCAATGCATTCCAGGCACCGACCGAACCGGTGGTGCGCGACGTGCACGTGCCGGAAACGGTCAGTGTTGCCGATCTGGCACACAAGATGTCGGTCAAGGCCGCTGAAGTCATCAAGCTGATGATGAAGATGGGCCAGATGGTGACCATCAACCAGGTGCTCGATCAGGAAACGGCGATGATCGTGGTGGAGGAACTCGGCCACCGCGCAATCGCCGCCAAGCTGGACGATCCGGAAACGCTGCTCGACCTCGGCAACGACGTGACGGAAGCCGAAGCGCTGCCGCGTCCGCCGGTGGTGACGGTGATGGGTCACGTCGATCACGGCAAGACCTCGCTGCTGGACTACATCCGTCGCGCCAAGGTGGCGTCGGGCGAAGCCGGTGGCATTACGCAGCACATCGGTGCATATCACGTCGACACGCCGCGCGGTACGGTGACGTTCCTCGACACGCCGGGTCACGAGGCCTTTACGGCCATGCGTGCTCGCGGTGCACAGGCAACGGACATCGTGATTCTCGTGGTCGCGGCGGACGACGGTGTGATGCCGCAGACGAAGGAAGCGATTGCTCACGCGAAGTCGGCAGGTGTGCCGATCGTGGTGGCGATCAACAAGATCGATAAGCCGGATGCGAACCCGGACCGCGTGAAGCAGGAACTCGTGGCCGAGAGCGTGGTGCCGGAAGAGTACGGTGGCGATTCGCCGTTCGTCGAGGTTTCGGCCAAGACGGGTACGGGGATCGACGATCTGCTCGAGAACGTGTTGCTGCAAGCCGAAGTGCTGGAGTTGAAGGCGCCGGTGGATGCGCCGGCCAAGGGTATCGTGATCGAAGCGAAGCTGGACAAGGGTAAGGGCCCGGTCGCGACCATTCTGGTGCAGTCGGGCACGCTCAAGCGCGGCGACATGGTGCTGGCAGGTCAGGCTTACGGTCGCGTTCGCGCCATGCTCGATGAGACCGGCAAGAACACGAAGGACGCAGGTCCGTCGATCCCGGTGGAAATCCAGGGTCTGTCGGAAGTGCCGGGCGCCGGTGAAGAAGTGCTGGTGGTGCAGGACGAACGCAAGGCACGTGAAATCGCGCTGTTCCGTCAGGGCAAGTTCCGTGACGTGAAGCTGGCCAAGCAACAGGCCGCGAAGCTCGAGAACATGTTCGAGCAGATGGCCGAAGGCGAAGTCAAGACGCTGCCCCTCATCATCAAGGCAGACGTTCAGGGTTCGCAGGAAGCACTGGCTCAGTCGCTCAACAAGCTCTCGACGCCGGAAGTGCGTGTGCAGATCGTGCACGCTGCGGTCGGCGGCATCAGCGAAAGCGACGTCAACCTGGCAACGGCTTCGAAGGCGGTCATCATCGGCTTCAACACGCGTGCCGATGCACTGGCCCGCAAGCTGGCCGAGTCGAACGGTATCGACATTCGCTACTACAACATCATCTATGACGCAGTGGATGAGGTGAAGGCGGCAATGTCGGGCATGCTGGCGCCGGAGAAGAAGGAACAAATCACGGGTATGGTCGAAGTGCGTCAGACGTTCAAGGTGCCGAAGGTCGGTACGGTGGCCGGCTGTATGGTGCTCGACGGCTTCGTCAAGCGTTCGTCGCACGTGCGCGTGCTGCGCGACAACGTGGTCATCTTCACGGGTGAACTCGATTCGCTCAAGCGCTTCAAGGATGACGTCAAGGAAGTCAAGTCAGGCTTCGAGTGCGGTCTGTCGGTGAAGAACTTCAACGACATTACGGAAGGCGACCAACTGGAAGCGTTTGAAATCACGGAAGTTGCGCGCTCGCTGTAACGCGATTTGCACAACAGAAGTGGAATGGCCCACCAAGCCGGGAAACCGGTGGCGTGGGCCATTGCATTACTAGCGAGTTTGTTATGGCAAAGAAACGTGGCGTTCCCGGTCGAAACCTTCGCATCAACGATCAGATCCAGCGGGATCTCTCGGAGTTGATTCAGCGCGAAGTGAAGGACCCGCGCATTGGTCTGGTCACGCTGCAAAGCGTGGAAGTGACGCCCGACTACGCGCATGCGAAAGTGTTTTACACGACGCTCACCGGCGATCCGAAGGCGACCGGCGAAGCGCTCAACGAAGCGGCGGGCTATCTGCGCAATCTGCTGTTCAAGCGGTTGCACATCCATACGGTGCCGACGTTGCACTTCCACTTCGATCAGTCGATCGAGCGTGCGATCGAGATGTCGCGTCTGATCGACACGGCCAACGCTACCCGCGCGAAGGAAGATTCGGAAGCGGCCGAGGGCGAAGACGGTGACGACGTCGACAGCGACGATGGCAGCGTCAACAAGGACGAAGGCAAATAAGCCGCTCGTCGACGATGTCGCCTGCCGGACCGACCGGGCCAACGCGAAGCGCGCCCGGTAGTCTTGCGATGCCTGTGCCTGCGCGACGCAGGCCTGGCAACATCCCACCAGAATTTCTCACGTAATCCCGCACATGACGGACCCGCGTTCGCAGGCACCCCGCCAAAAACTCCCTCGTTTCCCGCTCGACGGCGTGTTGTTGCTCGACAAGCCGCTGGGCCTGTCGTCCAACGATGCCCTGATCAAGGCCAAACGTCTGCTTCAGGCATTGAAGGCCGGTCATACCGGCACGCTCGACCCGCTCGCGACGGGCTTGCTGCCGTTGTGTTTCGGCGAGGCGACGAAGTTCTCGCAGGACTTGCTCGAAGCCGACAAGACCTACGAGGCACGCGTGCGTCTCGGCGAGACGACGACGACGGGAGACGCGGAAGGGGAGGTGCTGCAAACGCGTCCGGTGACGGTGGACGAAGCGGCGATTCGCGCCGTACTGCCGCGCTTCACGGGTCCGATTTCGCAGGTCCCGCCGATGTATTCCGCGCTCAAGCGCGACGGCAAGCCGCTGTATGAATATGCGCGTGCAGGGCAGACACTCGAACGTGAAGCCCGCAACGTCACCATCCATCTGCTGGAGATGACGGCGTGCGCATTGCCCGACGAAAACGAATTCACCTTCCGGGTGACGTGCAGCAAGGGCACTTACGTGCGCACGTTGGCAGAAGACATCGGCGAAGCGTTGGGATGTGGCGCGCATTTGCGCGCGTTGCGTCGCACGGCGGTCGGCCCGCTGACGCTCGATGGCGCGGTGACGCTCGAAGATCTGAACGCGCTCGATCACGCGCAGCGCGTGGAGAAACTCGCGCCGGTCGATGCGTTGCTCAAGACACTCCCGACGATCTGGCTCGACGACACGCTGGCCAAGCGCTTCAACCACGGTCAGCGGTTACGTCTCGATGAGGTGCGTTGTCCGCAATCGCTGCGCACCTGTGCGTCGACGCATGACGGTATTGAGGTCAAGGTCTATGCGGAAGCGTCTGGCGATGTCACCGCGCGTCTGCTCGGTGTCGCTCGTCTCGATGGCGAAGCGCTGCTCACCCCGCAACGGTTGCTGAAGACTCAGTAATGGGTGCCGCTTCGGAAGCGTCAGTGGGCGCTACACAGCGTGCCACTGACGCTCCCTCCCGGCTCGACACGACCCGACAGGTGTCACGACGAGCGAAGCGCTTTGACGTTCATCGCCTGTAATCCCTTCGGACTTTTCGTCACGTCGAATTCGACGGGCGTGTCTGGTGAAAGCGTTCCCTCACCACCGTCCGTCACTGCGGAAAAGTGAAAGAAGACGTCCTCACCGCTATTCTCCAGGATGATATAGCCGTAGCCCTTGCCGCTATCGAACCATTTGACTTTGCCTTGAGCCATTTCTTTCTCCTTCGTTGATTGCCTGACGAGCGTTGAAACACGGCGCCACGCCACCGAAAAATCACGGCAGCATGCGTGCGCCTTGCCACCAGTCGATACCGTCAAGTAGGTTGTTGATCCCGGCCTTGGCAAAACCGGGGGCGGTGGTGCTCAGAGTGGGGCGACAGAACCCGCCGTCGACATCCTTGTACACGTAGTTGGCGTTGCGCAAGATGTTCATCGCCTGCTCAAGCGACATGGGGTTCAATGATCGTGAAACGTCCACGCCATATTGGTGGGACAGCCGGGTGAACACTTCAGCAGCATCGAATGCGGGAAGCTTGGCAAGGGCGGGGATGTCCTTGAGGTAGCTGACTGCCTCGGGTTGGGATCGCAAGTGGTTCGTCACATTCGTCGAGGACTCGTAGTAGTTCTTGGGGGAACCTCCGCTGCCGATCAGATCTCCATCGCCGCGCCCCGTTGTGCTGACATTGAACATCTGTTCAGTGGAGATGCCAGCCCTTTGCATGACGCTGGCCGAAAAGTACTCCGGTACCGGGGCGCCGCCCATGTCGAAGGCATCCTCGGCAGACCCGGGCGAGAAAACGCCGAGCCTTTCCAGGTGCGGTCCGACTGCCTGCAGCTGGAATGGGTCGGAGATCGAGTCCAGGGCCAATATGTTCTTGCCGAGCCGTATCCGGGTCGTGCACTCACTCGCCAGTGCTGCGACGCGTCCACGCAAAACATTGCTGCCAAAACCTGAACTCCTGCGCGCCGCCAACCTCGCCGCACGGCTCATAAGTCGCGACTGCAGCGCATTGGGAGCGACTACGCCGAGCCCCATCCCAAGATAGCCCAGAATGTCGGACAGCTTCGGATCGCTGTCCTCCAACAGCGTCGATGCAATGCTGAACGCACCGGAAACGATGGCTAAGCCAGTCAAGGCAATGGCCATCGCGAGGGAGGCACCGGCAGTGAAGGGCGCTGCCAATATTTCGACAACGCCTGCGACGATACGGAACTCCTTCGTGTACATGGCGGGCATCGTGTCCAGACGGCTGTATTGCGCCACGGGTTGATGCCCACTCGGATCGTGATAGTTCACGGGGTCGCCGCCGCAATAGGCATAGGCCGCATAACCGCCCACATCGAATGGACTCATGTTGTCCGGTGTCTGGAAGCGGCAAGCTTCCGGATCGTAATGTCGGTAGCCGTTCCCAAGATGGTAGAAGCCGACGTAATTCAAGGCTTCGCCTTTGAAACCCAGCCACGTCACGGCGCTGGGTTTGACGTTCCGATAGCCATAGGGCGAATAGCGATAGTAGGTGATGGCCTTGGTTGCCACATCGACGCTCGCGAATACCGTGCCCGCCTGATCGCGCAGCTCGAACGAATACGACTCGGTGGTCGTGTCGCCGACGCTCGTCAACGCCTGTTGCAGAAGGCACGATGGACTGTCGTTTTTCAATGCCAGGATGCGGTGCTGAAAGCCCTGCTTCTTTTCGTCGTCCTGCTGCACGACGGCATACGCCTTTGCTCCACGATAGTGGTAGGTGTCCGTCCATTTTCCCTTTCCGGCGGAACCACCGCGCACACGCCCCAAATCGTCGTAGCTGAAGACGTAGTCCCCGTCTTTGCTGTCGGCGGTCGCAGAGCAGCTCTTCAATTGACCGTTTGCGTGGTAGGTGAGGCTCCTGTTGGCGCGTTTGGTCAGTCGGCCTGCGGCGTCGTTTCCCATCGTTACGCCGTCGAGAGCGGTGAGTACGCCGGGTTTCGCCGAGTCGTAGTCCCGCCGGGTCGTCGATGTCGACAGTGTTTGTGGACGGCTATTGCCGGTGTAGAACTCGTTGGCGCTCGAACGTACGTTGCCGAACCTGTCGTAGCTGAAAACCTGTTTGACGAACTTCTTGCCGCTATCGCCCTCCGCACCTTCATGTGAGCAATACCAGGCGGACAGGCGATGCGAATCGTCATACTCGAAATAGTCGCCGCTCACAATCGTGTCGTCGACCTTGAGCAAAACGCGGTCGATTCGACCGTCGTCCATGCGTCGACTTTCGATGGAGTGCGTCTTCAGTTCCGTGCACAGGAAGTCCCGGCAAGTTTCGATACCTGATCGGTTATAGGTGTAGAGCACCCTGATGGTGAGGCCGCTCTTCACGGCCTTGATGTTTTCTTGCTTTAGCAGACCGTTGTCGTAATAGAAGAATTTGCTTTCGCAAACGTCGCTTTTCATGCCGATCAGGCGGCCGAAGGCGTCGTATTGATACTTCGTATTGGTGCCCGTCACGTCATCGAATTCGAGCATCAGGCCTCGCCGACCGGACGTGGTTTTCGAAATGCGTGTGGCGGAATCGTCGGTAATGGTTTCGGTGTATTGGAGTCTGCTGCTGTCCAATTCGCTCTTGTAACCCTTAAGCGTTTCGGGACGAGCGCCCAGATCGTCGCGTCGGCTCCAGCGCGATGACCCTTCGTAACTGAACTTGACGGTGTTGCCGTTGACCGTTTCCGTTGTGGGACGACCAAGTCCGTCAATCGTTTGCGTGCCCAGGATTTTTGCCGATGTGAGGTCTGCAAAACTGTCCTTTACGTAACTGCGGGTCGCAACGTTCGCCAGGCTTGCAGCGGAATAGGCGTTGCCGATTTCGATGTCATTGGTTGTCGACGTGATCAGACGGTCGAACCGGTCATAAGTAAAGGCTGTGGCCGCGCCGATTTTCGGCGTTAGCGTCTCAAGACGACCGTAGTTGTCATAAGACAACGTCGTCTTGTCGCCAGCGAAGACTTCCCCGTTGGCATCAATGGTTTCGATGCTGACGGACGTCAGATTGCCGCCAACGTCGAATGTGCTGCGTTTTCGGAACGCGGGGGCGTTCGGTGCGCCGGAGGTTTCGATAAGCATTCGCTTGGCGGCATCGTAGCTGCGCACCGTCTCGGCGGTCCCCATGAGCATGGTCTCGCTCATGGCTTTGCTGGTGAGGGTCAGCGTCTTGGTATCCAAAACCTTGTCGCTTGCATCCTTGAGCGTCTTTGTGACGGCGCACTTGTTGGCGTCATCGTCAAAAGTCCACGTCGTCGTCAGCGTGCTGCATTTCGTGTTCGTAGGGTCGTAGTCGAATTCATCGGTGCGCGACAGACGGCCTTGCGGGTCGTAGTCGCTCCTGAGCATTTGCAGCCATCTTTTTCCATCCGGACTTATCCACGCTTCGCGCTCGCGCGAGAGTTCGTCCCTGATGACGCGGGCATATTGTTTGCAAGCGGATTCGGTTGTTTGATACTGCCATAGCTGGCCCTTGAGGGGCGTTAGCGAGTAATCGCGCTGTCCAAGTGTGACGTCGCCCCGCATGGATTTCGCACTCGTGAGCAAGCCGGATGTGTCATAGGTGAATTGGGTCCTGAGATTTTCGCCATCGATGGTTTCATACACGCGGCTCGTCAGCGCAGAGCGGGTCCGACTCGTGGTGACCGTAATTCCCTGCGCGGCTGTGGTCGTGGTTCGGACGGTGACTTTGCGTTTGTCTTTCGCATCCTTTTCATAGACGAATGTGGCTCTGATTTCCGAGCCGGGTAACTTGTTGCCAAACTCACCGAGCAGCCAGGTAGTGTTGGCGCTGAGTTGACCGAAACCGGGGTCGTCAATCTTTGTCTGATACTCGTTTTCCTCGAGGTGCATCGACCCTTCGGGCCACTTGCCGGTTGTATTGTTGAGCCGGAACCCGCGGGCGTTGGTCTTGCTCTGCACGCTGAGGCTCTTGTTCAGATCGTCGATCAGGGATTGAACCTTTGCTTTTTCATCTTTGTCTTTGGTGCTGTTGTACTGCTTCGTGAAGCTGTCCAGGAGCGCTTTTGCTGCGTTTTTGGCGACGATCAATTGTTCCGCGCTGACGTCGACTTCTTCATAAGACGGTTGGAATACTGTTAGCTTTCTATGAGGAAGCGGGACATGCGGGCGGTCGACATTGGGGACTGCTTTTGGGATGAACTTGAGGTAGCTGAAATAGGCGAGGCGCCGCGCGTATCGCTTGTCGCCGTCCTTCCGGTAGACAATTTCCGACTCCACGTGCGACGTAAACCCACTGGGGTCACCGGGATAATTCATTGCGTAGGGGAGTTGAAAGGCGGCCTGCGCATAGTCATTGTCGGTGACGGCCATCTCGACGATCGTGTCGATTTTGGTGCCCCACGTGATGCCGCCTGAACCAAACGCCACGAATCCCAGGCCAACAGGATTGACGTAATCGACCAGTTTCAGCAGAAGACCGAAGAAACTCGTGTCCTGATAAACGCTTGCTTTCTCTTCAACGGTGTAGGCGTTGTAGTTGTTGAAGTATGTCCATTCCGTCACGGTGTCATCTTTGGTCGACCTGACGAGGTTGCCAGCCGCGTCGTATTCGAGCGCAAGCTCGTCGACGACCACGTTACCAATCTTCCTGGTGGTCTTCTGTGTCGCGATGCCGAGTTTCTCGTCGATGCTGACGCTCTGTTCCGTGAGTACGGTGACATCGGCGGCGGTGACGGCCTCGGTCTGACAATTGTCTGCGAAGGTGTACACGCGTGTGAGCGCAGTCTTGTCCCTCTGCGTGCAGGTTACCGTGGTTTTGCTTGTTTCGAACTTGTAGCTTTCGATAAGAGGGGTGATGCCGCCGCCCGGCGATATGGTGTGTTTTACGATTCGGTTGCCATTGAATTCCATGGATTCGGTGTGCGTAGAAGTTTCTACGACATTCGGATCGTCGGGCTTGTCTGCGGGAACCGATGATTCCCGGCAAACTTCGAATTTAACGACGCTTCGATAGTCATGGAAAACGCGGTAAATCGTTTTGGCGGATCCGGTGACGCCTGCCATTTCAATCGTTTGGACGACCCCGAGGTCTTTGGCGTCGCCTGTCGCCGCATAGGTGACTTCCTGGTCGCTTTTAGGGAATAAGACGGCTTTCTGCAAGGCCGGAGAGGAAGTGCCAAAAACCATATTTCTGCGCTCCGTCTCGATCCATTCAACGTCCAATATCCGCCCGTCGTCGTCGTTGATGGCAGTGATGCGCGGACCGCTTCCGAATTCCTGCCACTCAAATGTGAGCGACCTGCCGGAAGGTGAAACATAGCGTATGGGATAAATCCAGCCCGTGTTCTGAAGAGGCAGCTCACGGTAAATCGTGGTCGTGCCAAATGTCTCGCACGCACCGTTCTTGTGATACACGACGACATTAATGCCGTCGCGCTTTACCAGGAAGTCCCCGCCGTTGAAGGTCGCTCCCGGGTTCATTTCGAAATCGAGGGAACGTCCGTCGCAAAGCGGAAGGCGCTCAAAGCGATCCTTTGCCTTTGGAACTGGGACCAGTTCACTTGGCGTAATGAACCCGCAACGAATGATATTCAAATCGCCGGTATGCAACTTGCACGAGAAACTGAGATTGAACGACGGAGAAGCGCCGGCATCCGCAAACAGCCCCGCAATCGGAATTCGCAGCATGCCTTCACCGCTTTGGGGGCTGATGAGGACATTCCGCTTCAACGCGGCATAGGTTTCAAAAGCCAACTGGTCATTGCTGCTGAAGTGCTTGATCGCTTGCATGATTCGGCTCCCATCAGGATGGTTGCTTCACAGAAGCATCCGGGCAGTCACTCTCCACCACACGACCATTGGACGCGATCACGCGTCTTCTCTTGTTCTTCACCGTTTGGTAGTCGGCCGTATGGTCGACGGTCGGCTCGCGGGGATTGGCACCCCTCGATCACGGAAGTGCGTCGATGCTTTGGGCGGCACCGCTTCCGCCTCCGCCTCCGCCTCCCGGTGTGATGTGGCCCGAGCCCTTTCCTTGTTGAACGACTCAATTGCTCCGCCTGACAGAGTGATCTCCCTGGCGGAATTGCGGATCGACCGGGATTTGCCGAACGCTTCAGCGCGTAAGACGGGTGGGGGAAACGAATCGGTTGCACGCCGCCATTCCAGCACCTCATCGAAGCGCCGGTAACTGTCAACGTTGACAGGTACCGCCGCCGCTGGGCATGCGCAAGGTAGCCCGACATTGGAAAGCGCGAAATGGATCTTCCGAAAGGGGCGGCGCGTATCGTCGCCGTGCGGGGAAATGCCGTGTGCCGGGTGAGCCGTACGCTCACCGGTATTCGATCACTGGAGAATGCTGGTGGTCACTGTCAACGTTGACAGGGAGGCGATTCGGAGACTTTAGTCCGGCGCGTTGCGAACGTTCGTCGCAAGCAAGTAGGCGTCTCCACGGGTGGTCTCATACTCGACGACCTGACCCGTCTGAAGCAGGGGGCAGCCCGGCGTGCAAATCTCGCTTTCATGGACGAAAACGATTTCACCGCCCCCATGCGGCGTGATGAACCCGTACCCCTTTTCCGGGTAGTAATCCTTGACGGTTCCGCGCGGCATGATTTGCTCTCCTTCGAAACGACAAATCGAAACCCGATGCCTGAATCTGCCATGGCCGCACCACCGGCGGCCTACCTGCTGTGCGGACGAAGGGCGTCCGCATAACCCGATCGGACGCGTCAGCTCGCGACGTTTTCCGGTTTAAGTTCGACGATGGCGTCGAGCGCGGCTTTCACATCCATGGCGTACTTGGCCAATGCCTTCTGCTCGTCGGTTTTCGGCTCGAAGGACGGCACACCGACGGGGTGGTTGCTCTCGTCGACCGCGACGAACACCATCAGGCAGTCGGTCGTCTGACGCAGTTCGCCCCACTTGGGATCGCCCGCATGCACCGACACATGGATGTGCATGCTCGTGCGGCCCGTGGCCACGATACGTGCGCGCAGTTCCACCAGATTACCCACCAGAATCGGACGACGGAAGCGGATATTGCCGACGCTGACCGTCACGCAATAGCGGCCCGACCACGTCGCAGCGCAAGCGTAGGCCACTTCGTCGATCCACTTCATCAGTGAGCCCCCGTGCACCTTGCCGCCGAAGTTGACGGCAGCCGGTTCGGCCAGAAAGCGGAAAGTGACTTCGGAGCGTTCGATCGGGTTCTGCGGGGTATTCATGGTGTTGTGTTTTTGCTGACGGATAGTACTTGCCCGACCGTCGAACGGTGTCTGACCGTGGGGGCGTCGGGCCGGGGGATGCGCAATGATACTGCGATTGCGTGACACCTGCCGATGCCCGGCCCGATCCACCTTTTCCCGCCCCGGCGCCTGGGAGCGAATTCCGCAAGCGTGCGGTGCGGCGCGCGGCGCACAGTGACACGGTTGTGCCAGCGCGGGCCTCGGTCGTGGCGAAGCTCGTCAGGGCCGAATCCGACGAGCAGGGCGGTGTGTCATGATCCAAACTTCAGGTGGTTCGCCACACGTTTGCATTCCGATCGAGTGTCGGCAGGCAGCGCTGCGCGAGGCTCAGACGCACGAGCACGAAGCGTCGACGGTTCCCCTGCTCAAGGACTTCGATCATGCACGCAATACGAGCGTGCCCGCGCCGTCAAATGCGCGGTTTGGCGACAATTGTTCGATGGCAGAGATCGAAGCGGGGATGGAGGTAATGCTGCGCGACGTGATGTCGCGGCAATTCGCCGCGAACGCCTTGCATTCCAAGGACAGCCTCAACAATTCGAAAGTCGAAGACGCGGGTTCTGGCGCATCTCATTCATTGACGGCACCGGGCGCGTCCCTGCAGTCGCTGTCACCGCCCACAGACGCTCTCGCACCCGCCGAGCCATCGGAACCCGCTGCCGTTGCAACGCCGACCCGCTATCCCACGCTGCTCGGAATCACGGTGGTGGCGACCCACGTTGCCAATCTGGCGAGTCAACTGCTGAGTTGCCTGTCACCGTATATTGCCCCCGATCTCTTCGCCCGATGGGCGAACGTCATGGTGTGTGAACTGGTGCGACCGGGAAAGCCGCGCGTGACCCGGGCGGCGAGTTGCAAAGTGC
The Pandoraea oxalativorans genome window above contains:
- the rbfA gene encoding 30S ribosome-binding factor RbfA, which encodes MAKKRGVPGRNLRINDQIQRDLSELIQREVKDPRIGLVTLQSVEVTPDYAHAKVFYTTLTGDPKATGEALNEAAGYLRNLLFKRLHIHTVPTLHFHFDQSIERAIEMSRLIDTANATRAKEDSEAAEGEDGDDVDSDDGSVNKDEGK
- a CDS encoding cold-shock protein encodes the protein MAQGKVKWFDSGKGYGYIILENSGEDVFFHFSAVTDGGEGTLSPDTPVEFDVTKSPKGLQAMNVKALRSS
- the truB gene encoding tRNA pseudouridine(55) synthase TruB; the protein is MTDPRSQAPRQKLPRFPLDGVLLLDKPLGLSSNDALIKAKRLLQALKAGHTGTLDPLATGLLPLCFGEATKFSQDLLEADKTYEARVRLGETTTTGDAEGEVLQTRPVTVDEAAIRAVLPRFTGPISQVPPMYSALKRDGKPLYEYARAGQTLEREARNVTIHLLEMTACALPDENEFTFRVTCSKGTYVRTLAEDIGEALGCGAHLRALRRTAVGPLTLDGAVTLEDLNALDHAQRVEKLAPVDALLKTLPTIWLDDTLAKRFNHGQRLRLDEVRCPQSLRTCASTHDGIEVKVYAEASGDVTARLLGVARLDGEALLTPQRLLKTQ
- the infB gene encoding translation initiation factor IF-2 — translated: MASINVAQFAEELKMPAGVLLEQLKAAGVDKLSADDSVTEADKARLLEHLRRSHGAGDGDKKKITLTRRQTSEIKQADATGKARTIQVEVRKKRTFVKRDDVAEGVDNAAAAAEDEALRLREEDARREAERLAAEAAELKRRQEQLEREEAERREREEKEAAERRVREEAERVAAAAKAAEEQKAKAEAKADADAEKQAQQSREEADKVAKADAEKAAEAEKAAAAKADAEREQARKASEEARAAAEKASAAADKARAEEEAIRKRRAAAEAEARAIREMMNAPRRVLKAPEPAPAAAAPAKADAAKGTLHKPAKPEGAAAKPADKKPAAAPASTTAGAADKKDKKPGAWQKDTDNRNKRGGMKTRGDASGGSDGWRGGGRGGRRGDRHSQDDRNAFQAPTEPVVRDVHVPETVSVADLAHKMSVKAAEVIKLMMKMGQMVTINQVLDQETAMIVVEELGHRAIAAKLDDPETLLDLGNDVTEAEALPRPPVVTVMGHVDHGKTSLLDYIRRAKVASGEAGGITQHIGAYHVDTPRGTVTFLDTPGHEAFTAMRARGAQATDIVILVVAADDGVMPQTKEAIAHAKSAGVPIVVAINKIDKPDANPDRVKQELVAESVVPEEYGGDSPFVEVSAKTGTGIDDLLENVLLQAEVLELKAPVDAPAKGIVIEAKLDKGKGPVATILVQSGTLKRGDMVLAGQAYGRVRAMLDETGKNTKDAGPSIPVEIQGLSEVPGAGEEVLVVQDERKAREIALFRQGKFRDVKLAKQQAAKLENMFEQMAEGEVKTLPLIIKADVQGSQEALAQSLNKLSTPEVRVQIVHAAVGGISESDVNLATASKAVIIGFNTRADALARKLAESNGIDIRYYNIIYDAVDEVKAAMSGMLAPEKKEQITGMVEVRQTFKVPKVGTVAGCMVLDGFVKRSSHVRVLRDNVVIFTGELDSLKRFKDDVKEVKSGFECGLSVKNFNDITEGDQLEAFEITEVARSL